A single region of the Deltaproteobacteria bacterium genome encodes:
- a CDS encoding glycosyltransferase family 4 protein, with the protein MKRSTQPHICFLTSSFPDYQGSYRGIFVWRAAQKLMERGYRVKVVTPRLFKRSKRCEVFAGVPVYRFPFLSEEKLLIEYDKIPMARMVTYMCSALVACLLVARKNSSQMIHAHFVLPTGLIGAVVGRLLRIPVVIHAHGSDMTRYARLEPWLHWLTTLTTGAADHIIAVSDELSKILREEFQVPSEKITVRNCSVDTEYFRPLPRREARKQLGLPCHDTIALFVGSLSRWKGVDLLLSAFKRVKDHHASLKLYVVGDGPLQKELRARARRLGIEKTVHFVGHKENQQMPLWYNAADIFVLPSLREGTPVSLLEALSCGVPAVVSRAGGMPEIIKDGHNGLLSNTGDASDLGEKIAMLLGSEDLRQRFKKNGRQTILEKGRIQQEIDVVVDVYSNLGLLSAQAQDSLFDKQDMDVSNVL; encoded by the coding sequence ATGAAGCGCTCCACGCAACCCCATATCTGCTTTCTGACTAGCAGTTTTCCGGACTACCAAGGCAGCTATCGAGGGATTTTCGTCTGGCGTGCCGCCCAAAAACTGATGGAACGTGGGTATCGAGTCAAGGTGGTGACCCCAAGACTGTTCAAGAGAAGCAAACGCTGCGAAGTATTTGCCGGGGTGCCAGTATATCGCTTCCCTTTTCTCTCCGAGGAAAAACTCCTGATCGAATATGACAAGATCCCCATGGCGCGTATGGTTACATATATGTGTTCTGCCCTGGTGGCCTGTCTGCTTGTAGCACGTAAGAACAGTTCCCAGATGATACACGCACATTTTGTACTTCCCACAGGGCTGATTGGTGCTGTTGTTGGCCGCCTTCTTCGAATCCCCGTGGTCATACACGCTCATGGTTCTGACATGACAAGATATGCCCGCCTCGAGCCATGGCTGCACTGGCTGACCACCTTGACTACCGGAGCAGCCGACCATATCATCGCAGTAAGCGATGAACTCTCGAAGATTCTAAGGGAAGAGTTTCAGGTGCCTTCTGAGAAAATAACTGTGAGAAATTGCAGTGTGGACACGGAATATTTCAGACCACTCCCCCGGAGGGAGGCACGAAAACAACTTGGCTTACCCTGTCATGACACTATTGCACTTTTTGTCGGCTCCCTCAGTCGCTGGAAGGGAGTTGACCTGCTGCTCTCTGCCTTTAAAAGGGTCAAAGATCATCATGCCAGTCTCAAGCTCTATGTGGTGGGCGACGGGCCCTTGCAAAAGGAGCTGCGGGCAAGAGCTCGTCGCCTGGGCATAGAGAAGACCGTACATTTCGTGGGGCACAAAGAAAACCAGCAGATGCCCCTATGGTACAATGCGGCTGACATATTCGTGCTGCCCAGCCTGAGGGAGGGAACGCCAGTATCCTTGCTGGAAGCCCTCAGTTGTGGTGTACCGGCAGTAGTTTCTCGAGCAGGTGGCATGCCCGAAATAATCAAAGACGGCCACAATGGACTACTGAGCAACACAGGCGATGCATCTGATTTGGGGGAAAAAATTGCCATGTTGCTTGGCAGCGAAGATTTACGGCAACGTTTCAAAAAAAATGGTCGTCAGACCATCCTCGAGAAAGGAAGGATTCAGCAAGAAATTGACGTCGTAGTTGATGTATATAGTAATTTAGGCCTGCTGTCAGCACAAGCGCAGGATTCTCTGTTCGACAAACAGGATATGGATGTTAGCAATGTGTTGTGA
- a CDS encoding Gfo/Idh/MocA family oxidoreductase, translating to MIRVAVVGSGYWGKNLVRNFHNLGALTIICDSDPEVLTEFQQKYPSIYTVRDFRDLLSDGNHHVDALVIASPAETHYELALQGLKAGKHVLVEKPLSLTAEHGRQLVVLAEQKQLILMVGHVLQYHPAVVRLKELVDAGELGKIQYLYSMRLNIGKIRAEENILWSFAPHDISVILMLLDEMPATVHATGGSYLQEKIPDTTLTTLDFRTGVKAHIFVSWLHPFKEQKLVVVGDRKMAVFDDLSEEKLLLYPHQIKWVKRLPVAAKGEAEAVPLDMQEPLAVECRHFLDCIANGRPARTDGREGLRVLRVLEASQESLNQNSSQVSLEQSKALATEAASSPIARAKDASEVAAAQPFIHESAYVDEGVTIGPATKIWHFCHILAGSRIGGNCTIGQNVMIGPRVTIGSGCKIQNNVSVYQGVTVEDEVFLGPSVVFTNVYNPRAHIPRRHELRPTLVKKGATLGANCTVICGTTIGRHAFVGAGAVVTRDVPDHALVVGVPARIVGWVCKCGEKLTFAASEASCPACALKYHRQGNKIFKVGSS from the coding sequence ATGATCAGGGTAGCAGTTGTTGGATCAGGTTACTGGGGCAAGAATCTCGTCCGCAATTTTCACAATCTTGGAGCTCTCACTATCATATGTGATTCTGACCCAGAGGTGTTAACCGAATTTCAACAAAAGTACCCCTCAATTTATACTGTTCGCGACTTCAGAGATCTCCTCTCTGATGGCAACCACCATGTCGACGCGCTGGTGATCGCCTCTCCAGCAGAGACTCACTACGAACTGGCGCTCCAAGGCCTCAAGGCCGGCAAGCATGTGCTGGTGGAGAAACCTCTGTCGCTCACCGCTGAACACGGCCGGCAGCTGGTGGTTCTTGCCGAGCAAAAACAATTGATTCTCATGGTTGGCCATGTACTGCAATATCACCCGGCGGTTGTCAGACTCAAAGAACTGGTTGATGCAGGGGAACTGGGAAAGATTCAGTATCTCTATTCCATGAGACTGAATATAGGCAAGATCAGAGCAGAAGAAAACATCCTGTGGAGCTTTGCCCCTCACGACATTTCGGTCATTCTCATGCTCCTGGACGAAATGCCGGCCACGGTGCATGCTACAGGAGGCAGCTACTTGCAGGAGAAGATACCAGACACCACACTGACCACACTCGATTTTCGCACAGGGGTCAAGGCGCACATTTTTGTCTCCTGGCTGCACCCCTTCAAGGAACAGAAGCTGGTTGTTGTCGGAGACAGGAAAATGGCCGTATTTGATGATCTCAGCGAAGAAAAGCTCCTCCTGTACCCACATCAGATAAAGTGGGTAAAGCGGCTTCCCGTTGCTGCCAAAGGAGAAGCCGAGGCCGTGCCGCTGGACATGCAAGAGCCTCTTGCTGTGGAATGCCGCCATTTTCTGGACTGCATCGCTAACGGCAGACCTGCACGTACGGACGGCAGAGAGGGGCTGCGAGTCCTGCGCGTGCTCGAAGCCTCTCAGGAATCCCTCAACCAAAACAGCAGCCAGGTGTCTCTGGAGCAAAGCAAGGCGTTGGCCACCGAGGCAGCAAGTTCCCCCATTGCCAGAGCAAAAGATGCCTCTGAAGTTGCTGCTGCCCAGCCGTTTATACATGAGTCAGCATATGTGGACGAGGGGGTGACTATAGGCCCAGCAACAAAAATCTGGCACTTCTGCCATATACTTGCAGGCTCCAGAATAGGCGGCAATTGCACCATCGGCCAAAACGTCATGATTGGCCCCAGAGTCACCATTGGCAGCGGCTGCAAGATTCAAAATAATGTCTCCGTCTACCAGGGTGTTACTGTAGAGGATGAAGTGTTTCTAGGACCTTCTGTGGTCTTCACCAACGTGTACAATCCACGGGCTCACATCCCCAGACGTCATGAACTGCGGCCCACTCTGGTGAAAAAGGGGGCTACTCTGGGCGCCAACTGCACGGTAATCTGCGGCACCACCATAGGCCGTCATGCCTTTGTGGGGGCCGGGGCTGTGGTGACCAGAGATGTGCCGGACCACGCCCTGGTAGTCGGCGTACCCGCCAGAATTGTTGGCTGGGTTTGCAAATGTGGAGAGAAACTGACCTTTGCTGCAAGCGAAGCCTCTTGCCCCGCTTGCGCTCTGAAATACCATCGACAGGGTAACAAGATCTTCAAGGTTGGCTCATCATGA
- a CDS encoding flippase-like domain-containing protein, whose translation MTLPTTTDIIDVRNWNTLIRIGIAAILFLAASIYIAQFLPSFDLNIFALVSLNKWSLILCLFLLVQLLTIYYFNLIISKMAPVKSLFRLCQVMFASYSVNYAGPLKLGMPLRIYLFKRILAIPYPAGTASVVLTTGLDVFVMAVIIVTLSGAIYFSASLGLILGSVVIICFAMLVALSRQLSSLCPGRPAWLANFLSYLGKLSLLSMLAAILISAIKTLLLPLTAWVVLHALGTTVNMAEMTFVYCASHLAGLLSFVPMGIGIKDASLIGLLGRLDTPASVCVAFVAIDRLVWSAIPLCLGLLAAWHLGINEVLKSAKSELKPDRL comes from the coding sequence ATGACGTTACCGACTACTACGGACATTATAGACGTGCGCAACTGGAATACTCTTATAAGAATAGGAATTGCTGCCATTCTGTTCCTCGCTGCTTCTATCTATATTGCCCAGTTCTTGCCGAGCTTTGATTTAAATATCTTTGCACTCGTTTCATTAAACAAATGGTCATTGATACTCTGCCTGTTTCTCCTAGTACAACTACTTACTATCTATTATTTTAATCTGATCATCAGCAAAATGGCCCCCGTTAAATCCCTATTCAGGCTGTGCCAAGTAATGTTCGCTTCTTACTCTGTCAATTACGCCGGACCGTTGAAACTCGGCATGCCTCTCAGAATCTACCTTTTCAAGCGTATCCTGGCAATTCCCTACCCGGCTGGTACCGCCAGCGTGGTTCTTACAACGGGCCTAGATGTCTTTGTTATGGCCGTTATAATTGTGACGCTCTCTGGTGCTATCTATTTTTCTGCTTCCCTCGGGCTCATACTCGGCTCTGTCGTCATTATTTGCTTTGCCATGCTCGTCGCGCTTTCAAGGCAGCTGTCATCACTGTGTCCAGGACGTCCCGCCTGGCTTGCTAATTTTCTGTCGTACCTTGGAAAGCTGTCACTGCTGTCAATGTTGGCGGCCATTCTTATCTCTGCAATCAAGACCCTGCTTCTGCCGCTCACTGCCTGGGTTGTCCTGCATGCCTTGGGAACCACTGTCAACATGGCCGAGATGACCTTTGTCTACTGTGCTTCACATCTGGCCGGCCTCCTGTCTTTTGTGCCAATGGGCATTGGCATCAAAGATGCATCCCTCATTGGCTTGCTCGGTCGCCTGGATACGCCGGCCTCGGTTTGTGTGGCATTTGTCGCCATTGACCGGTTGGTGTGGTCCGCCATCCCTCTGTGTCTGGGGCTGCTGGCAGCTTGGCACCTGGGGATCAATGAAGTGCTGAAATCAGCGAAGAGCGAATTGAAGCCAGACAGGCTGTAG